A genomic region of Nitrospira lenta contains the following coding sequences:
- a CDS encoding patatin-like phospholipase family protein — MNASSAILMLLLLGLGGCVSATPSPSAPVVSSPTHANQALDHETLRDGRFIGLAISGGGSRAAVFGGAILRELHRLGLLQQVDMLSAVSGGALPAAYYALDGYRDIDFSNGFLERMGHDFQRDMRGRFLSPGNLLTYWFTDATKSDTVVQVLDEQLFHNATFADLNPDRPKLLLNATDALTGEPFVISDESFAGLASPLSSFGVARAVYMSAAYPGVFNPVPLYGNASSSSSTIRPTVLAYDGGPVDNLGVKTLVNLLRNADQGAPITAKFPEGCLIISVDATPRIAGEQDQPLSASTVLLKSQRREVLEGVGIAAAQQDRAMFSTFTVNGSQSVCTFWHLALRQLPDTDPLGAKVTRIKTNLGLEQADQEALIRAARQLVAQSLRTLQDEGAGPVFLRNLGSGIVTNR; from the coding sequence ATGAATGCCTCGTCGGCCATTCTCATGCTTCTCCTCCTTGGACTCGGAGGCTGTGTTTCGGCCACGCCAAGTCCCTCCGCACCGGTTGTTTCTTCTCCCACCCACGCCAATCAAGCACTCGATCACGAAACCCTGCGTGACGGGCGATTCATCGGCCTGGCCATTTCCGGCGGGGGCAGTCGAGCCGCCGTGTTCGGCGGGGCGATACTTCGGGAATTGCACCGGCTCGGATTGTTGCAACAGGTAGACATGCTCTCCGCTGTTTCGGGCGGCGCACTCCCCGCGGCCTACTACGCGCTCGACGGCTATCGTGACATCGATTTTTCCAACGGCTTTCTGGAACGGATGGGCCACGACTTTCAGCGCGATATGCGCGGTCGCTTCTTGTCGCCCGGTAACTTGCTCACCTACTGGTTCACCGATGCGACCAAGTCGGACACCGTCGTGCAAGTGCTGGACGAACAGCTCTTCCACAACGCGACCTTTGCCGACTTGAATCCTGACCGGCCTAAACTCCTCTTGAATGCCACCGATGCCCTGACGGGCGAGCCCTTTGTGATTTCCGATGAGAGCTTTGCCGGGCTGGCCTCTCCGCTGTCGTCCTTTGGCGTGGCTCGAGCGGTGTACATGTCGGCCGCGTATCCCGGGGTGTTCAATCCGGTCCCTTTGTATGGCAACGCATCCTCTTCCAGCTCGACCATACGCCCCACCGTCTTAGCCTATGACGGCGGCCCCGTCGACAATCTGGGCGTGAAGACGCTGGTGAACCTTCTGCGGAACGCCGATCAGGGCGCGCCGATCACCGCGAAATTTCCCGAGGGCTGCTTGATCATTTCCGTGGATGCCACGCCACGCATCGCCGGCGAGCAGGATCAACCCTTGTCCGCTTCCACTGTCTTGTTGAAAAGTCAGCGCCGTGAAGTATTGGAAGGCGTCGGGATCGCCGCAGCGCAACAGGATCGCGCCATGTTCAGCACGTTCACAGTGAACGGGAGCCAGAGTGTCTGCACATTCTGGCATCTCGCGCTACGGCAGTTGCCGGACACCGATCCGCTGGGCGCCAAGGTCACCAGGATCAAGACGAACCTCGGATTGGAGCAGGCCGATCAGGAGGCCTTGATCCGTGCTGCCCGTCAGCTCGTTGCGCAAAGTCTCCGTACTCTTCAAGATGAAGGGGCTGGTCCGGTATTCTTGCGCAATCTCGGGAGCGGGATTGTGACGAATCGGTGA
- a CDS encoding DUF1295 domain-containing protein: MAYDPLTLLLWAWIAMAGWMVVLWLIERVRRNTSLADVGWCFGLVAVVADYAYFATGEIERKLLLVVMVSAYGLRLGGYLLLHRVIGKAEDQRYQRLRLVWRLDEPLRMFGYFQLQAAAVVLFSLPFLAVMQNPRPPFGLWELAGVILWMIGITGESLADRQLAGFRAKPWNHDRVCRDGLWFYSRHPNYFFEWVHWWAYVVMAIGIPGWWLTWIGPVVMGVALVRITGIPWAEEQALRTRGDDYRRYQDSTNAFIPWWPKTSQSSSAPFRN, from the coding sequence ATGGCGTATGATCCACTCACGCTGCTCCTGTGGGCCTGGATTGCGATGGCCGGCTGGATGGTGGTGCTGTGGCTGATCGAGCGGGTCCGGCGCAACACCTCGCTCGCGGATGTGGGCTGGTGTTTTGGCCTGGTCGCTGTCGTGGCGGACTATGCTTATTTTGCGACCGGTGAGATCGAACGGAAACTTCTCTTGGTCGTCATGGTGTCGGCCTATGGTCTGCGCCTGGGCGGATACCTCCTTCTCCATCGGGTGATCGGCAAAGCCGAAGATCAGCGGTATCAGCGATTGCGGTTGGTATGGCGCTTGGACGAGCCGCTCAGGATGTTCGGGTACTTTCAGCTGCAAGCCGCCGCCGTCGTGCTCTTCTCCCTTCCCTTTCTGGCCGTCATGCAGAATCCACGACCGCCGTTCGGCTTGTGGGAGTTGGCCGGTGTGATCCTCTGGATGATCGGTATCACCGGGGAATCCCTCGCGGACCGGCAGTTGGCCGGATTTCGCGCGAAACCCTGGAATCACGACCGGGTCTGTCGTGACGGACTCTGGTTCTACTCACGCCACCCGAACTACTTTTTCGAATGGGTTCACTGGTGGGCCTATGTGGTGATGGCCATCGGGATCCCCGGTTGGTGGCTGACGTGGATCGGTCCGGTGGTGATGGGCGTAGCGCTGGTCAGGATCACCGGTATTCCCTGGGCGGAGGAACAGGCCCTGCGAACACGCGGCGACGACTATCGCCGCTATCAGGACAGCACGAACGCGTTCATTCCCTGGTGGCCGAAGACGAGTCAGTCTTCTTCGGCGCCGTTCAGAAACTGA
- a CDS encoding PilZ domain-containing protein, with protein MVKTYSVRSATRIPTQCTFLYFWNGTLEQGKVWDLSESGWRTSMKHPIPAGSETTVYLALPDHDVYRYMIVNVATVCWSDGNTAGWKVSHIDEAAKNRLDQFLNGAEED; from the coding sequence ATGGTCAAGACGTACAGTGTCCGCAGCGCGACCCGCATTCCGACCCAATGCACCTTTTTATATTTCTGGAACGGCACGCTCGAACAGGGGAAGGTCTGGGATCTCTCAGAATCCGGGTGGCGGACTAGCATGAAACATCCCATCCCTGCTGGATCGGAAACGACGGTCTACCTGGCTCTGCCGGATCACGACGTCTACCGATACATGATTGTGAACGTGGCGACGGTCTGCTGGTCGGACGGGAATACGGCCGGTTGGAAAGTGTCGCACATCGACGAAGCCGCCAAGAACCGGCTCGATCAGTTTCTGAACGGCGCCGAAGAAGACTGA
- a CDS encoding SDR family oxidoreductase codes for MKPVVWITGAGGLVGSYLMRTASRWALDWDARGLTRQDVDLTDETAVRRLWQEHQPTAVIHCAAISRPAVCEQDPELATKINVGATALLASLASEVPLLFFSSDQVFDGRQGWYVETDRINPINRYGETKAVAEKIVLSNPRHTVIRLALTAGTSATGDRSFVEDMRRSAGQGHDLTLFTDEFRCPVPAAVVARAVWELIGLKRSGLYHLGGAERLSRMEIGEALAMKYPELASRLQPGSVTAYRGPQRPPDLSMCCDKIQRLLSFPIPGLRSWLMTSTTPGTEVWDYPLTSSRVCS; via the coding sequence ATGAAGCCGGTCGTATGGATTACCGGCGCGGGAGGATTGGTCGGGAGCTATCTCATGCGGACCGCATCGCGTTGGGCGCTCGATTGGGATGCGCGCGGCCTGACTAGGCAAGATGTGGATCTCACGGACGAGACGGCGGTCCGCCGTTTGTGGCAGGAGCATCAGCCTACAGCGGTGATTCACTGTGCTGCGATCAGCCGTCCGGCCGTCTGTGAGCAAGACCCTGAGCTGGCGACGAAAATCAACGTCGGCGCGACGGCCTTACTCGCCTCGCTCGCAAGCGAGGTGCCGTTGCTATTCTTTTCGAGCGATCAAGTGTTCGATGGCCGGCAAGGCTGGTATGTTGAAACGGACCGGATCAATCCCATCAACCGGTATGGTGAGACCAAAGCAGTCGCTGAGAAGATTGTCTTGAGCAATCCCCGGCACACGGTGATCCGTCTGGCACTGACGGCCGGGACCTCGGCGACCGGCGATCGGAGTTTCGTGGAAGACATGCGTCGAAGCGCTGGACAGGGGCACGATCTCACGTTGTTTACGGATGAGTTTCGCTGTCCGGTGCCGGCGGCGGTCGTCGCGCGTGCGGTGTGGGAACTGATTGGCCTGAAGAGATCCGGTCTGTATCATCTTGGAGGAGCCGAACGGCTGTCCCGAATGGAGATCGGTGAGGCGCTGGCGATGAAGTATCCCGAGCTGGCGTCGCGCCTTCAGCCAGGATCAGTGACCGCGTATCGCGGGCCGCAACGGCCGCCGGATTTGTCGATGTGTTGCGATAAAATCCAGCGACTCCTCTCGTTTCCGATCCCCGGCTTGCGCTCATGGCTGATGACTTCCACGACTCCTGGTACTGAGGTGTGGGACTATCCGCTGACGTCGTCACGCGTGTGTTCGTGA